In Limisalsivibrio acetivorans, one genomic interval encodes:
- a CDS encoding sulfite exporter TauE/SafE family protein: MDFYILKLILLFVSGYIAGIINTIAGGGSFLTIPILIFLGLPPTVANATNRLSVFMQSLSGLRKFREHKVLPLKFGLIISIPATVGALMGAYMATIVSDVAFKKYLAVFMVLMTLLTFLNPGKMLESRDVPISPAKWVFLTVAMFIVGIYGGFIQAGVGFLFLAAMSITGYDLLRGNALKMFVVLVLTTFSLIIFIASGKVNFFLGLVLGVGSVLGAHTGASLSVKKGNKFIQRFVVVAVISFAVLLLLDMR; the protein is encoded by the coding sequence ATGGACTTCTATATTCTTAAGCTGATTCTTCTTTTTGTATCCGGTTATATTGCGGGGATCATAAACACCATCGCCGGCGGGGGCTCCTTCCTGACAATACCCATACTTATTTTTTTAGGTCTTCCCCCGACAGTTGCCAACGCCACAAACAGGCTCTCGGTGTTCATGCAGTCCCTTTCCGGCCTTCGGAAGTTCCGTGAGCACAAGGTTCTCCCACTCAAGTTCGGGCTCATAATATCGATACCCGCCACCGTCGGTGCACTCATGGGGGCATACATGGCCACCATCGTGAGCGATGTCGCCTTTAAGAAGTATCTGGCCGTTTTCATGGTCCTTATGACCCTGCTTACGTTCCTTAACCCGGGAAAGATGCTCGAGAGCAGGGATGTTCCCATAAGTCCTGCTAAGTGGGTCTTTCTCACCGTTGCGATGTTCATCGTTGGCATCTACGGCGGATTCATACAGGCCGGGGTCGGTTTCCTGTTCCTCGCCGCCATGAGCATAACAGGCTACGACCTGCTCAGGGGTAACGCACTCAAGATGTTCGTTGTTCTGGTGCTCACCACCTTCTCGCTGATAATCTTCATAGCCAGCGGCAAGGTAAATTTCTTCCTCGGTCTCGTACTGGGAGTGGGAAGCGTCCTCGGTGCCCATACCGGAGCATCACTTTCCGTGAAGAAGGGGAACAAATTCATCCAGCGATTCGTTGTTGTAGCCGTAATATCCTTTGCAGTTCTTCTACTACTCGATATGCGCTAG
- a CDS encoding copper-translocating P-type ATPase → MAHGGHEHHIQMFKTRFWINLVLTIPVLLLSDFIQKLTLGQVLHIPFAPWIQGAIGVFMYTYGGFPFTKGALDELKSLRPGMMTLISLAITVAFVYSVVSLFIPNVTPFFWELATLLDVMLLGHWIEMRSVSSASSALEELAKLLPDEAHKLDGDDVKSVSVNDLKKGDTVLVKPGESIPADGKIVKGESEVNESLVSGESKPVAKGKGDEVVGGSINGNSSIHVKITGAGEESFLNSVIELVEKAQESKSDRQLFADKAAAFIFYLALGISIAAFVFWASFTGLETGLSRAVGVLVIACPHALGLAIPLAASIATSRMASEGVIIRNREAFEAASELKAVIFDKTGTLTTGELSVDDTYFPEDEDENLRIAASAEKGSEHGYAAAILSHTKEKGVSPLDPDSFEAVSGKGVKASVDGKEVLIGKMDFAAENAGEEFLSHSEEWGNAGKTVIALNVDGSVKGLFAVGDTIREDSYDAVSSLKNMGIKVILLSGDSEDVSRDVSDELGIDEYFAEVLPDEKEDKVKRVMEEEGTTAMVGDGINDAPSLATADIGIAIGAGTDVAVESSDIVLSENNPSKMGRIIDFSGNTGSKMVQNLWWAAGYNVVAMPLAAGLAKPLGIVITPAFGAAVMSLSTVIVALNAQLLRKA, encoded by the coding sequence ATGGCACACGGCGGTCATGAACATCATATTCAGATGTTCAAAACACGTTTTTGGATAAACCTTGTTCTGACAATACCCGTACTTTTACTTTCAGATTTTATACAGAAGCTGACACTCGGTCAGGTTCTGCATATACCCTTTGCACCTTGGATTCAGGGTGCGATCGGTGTATTCATGTATACATACGGGGGCTTTCCCTTTACCAAAGGGGCGCTTGATGAGCTCAAGTCACTCCGCCCCGGAATGATGACTCTGATATCCCTGGCAATTACTGTGGCCTTCGTCTACTCGGTTGTATCTCTTTTTATCCCCAATGTGACACCCTTCTTCTGGGAGCTTGCGACACTGCTTGATGTTATGCTCCTCGGTCATTGGATCGAGATGCGCAGTGTAAGCTCCGCATCCTCAGCCCTTGAAGAGCTTGCAAAACTGTTGCCGGATGAGGCACATAAACTTGATGGGGATGATGTTAAGTCGGTATCAGTAAACGATCTAAAGAAAGGGGATACGGTTCTTGTGAAGCCCGGTGAAAGCATCCCTGCGGACGGTAAGATCGTTAAAGGGGAATCGGAGGTTAACGAATCCCTCGTATCCGGTGAATCAAAGCCCGTTGCCAAGGGGAAGGGTGATGAGGTTGTGGGTGGTTCCATAAACGGTAACAGTTCCATACATGTTAAGATCACCGGTGCCGGAGAGGAGAGCTTCCTCAACAGTGTTATTGAGTTGGTCGAAAAGGCACAGGAGAGTAAATCAGATAGACAGCTATTTGCGGACAAGGCAGCCGCCTTTATCTTCTATCTGGCTCTTGGTATATCCATTGCCGCCTTTGTTTTCTGGGCATCTTTTACAGGTCTTGAGACAGGGCTTTCAAGGGCGGTTGGTGTTCTTGTTATCGCATGCCCCCATGCCCTTGGCCTTGCCATACCCCTTGCAGCATCCATTGCAACATCCAGAATGGCTTCTGAAGGGGTTATCATTCGAAACAGAGAGGCCTTCGAAGCGGCAAGCGAACTTAAGGCGGTTATCTTCGATAAAACGGGAACCCTTACCACCGGTGAGTTGAGCGTTGACGATACTTACTTTCCGGAGGATGAGGATGAGAATCTGCGCATTGCCGCCTCCGCAGAGAAGGGCTCTGAGCATGGATATGCCGCCGCAATACTTTCCCACACTAAGGAAAAGGGGGTTAGCCCCTTGGATCCGGACAGCTTCGAAGCTGTCTCAGGTAAGGGTGTGAAGGCCTCCGTTGACGGGAAAGAGGTGCTTATCGGTAAGATGGACTTCGCCGCAGAGAATGCAGGAGAGGAGTTTCTGTCCCATTCGGAGGAGTGGGGGAATGCGGGTAAAACCGTAATCGCCCTTAACGTGGATGGTTCTGTGAAAGGGCTTTTTGCCGTGGGTGATACCATCAGAGAGGATTCCTACGATGCTGTATCAAGCCTTAAGAATATGGGTATAAAGGTTATCCTGCTTTCGGGGGATTCCGAGGATGTCAGCCGTGATGTATCCGATGAGCTTGGTATAGATGAATATTTTGCAGAGGTACTACCCGATGAAAAAGAGGATAAGGTGAAGCGTGTTATGGAGGAGGAAGGAACCACAGCCATGGTTGGTGACGGTATCAACGATGCACCATCATTAGCTACAGCGGATATCGGTATCGCTATTGGCGCTGGAACGGATGTCGCCGTTGAAAGTTCAGATATCGTTCTCAGCGAGAACAACCCTTCAAAGATGGGGAGAATCATTGACTTCTCAGGTAACACAGGCTCCAAGATGGTGCAGAACCTTTGGTGGGCGGCTGGATATAACGTTGTGGCTATGCCCTTGGCCGCAGGTCTTGCAAAGCCGCTTGGTATTGTTATTACGCCGGCATTCGGTGCGGCTGTTATGTCGCTGAGCACGGTTATAGTCGCCCTTAACGCCCAGCTTCTGAGGAAGGCCTAG
- a CDS encoding cyclase family protein, with translation MIDLTHIISPSMPVYPGTEAPVFIKECAYEDEGFVETRLNLFSHTGTHVDAPYHLIEEGKRLEEYPLSHFTGKAFICDVPANTLVITGDMLRSLDLSDIDYFILKTGWDSKWGRDEYFENFPVMDEDSAGILAAADLKGVGVDAISVDPVDTKDFAVHKILLGSGMVIVENLKNLNEISSPVFDFYCFPLKFDDSDGAPVRAGGIFR, from the coding sequence ATGATTGACCTGACACATATAATTTCCCCCTCCATGCCCGTTTATCCGGGCACAGAGGCTCCTGTTTTTATCAAAGAATGCGCCTATGAAGATGAGGGCTTTGTGGAAACAAGGCTTAATCTCTTTTCACATACCGGAACCCATGTTGATGCACCATACCACCTTATAGAGGAGGGAAAGCGGCTTGAGGAATATCCGCTCTCCCATTTTACAGGTAAGGCTTTTATCTGTGATGTTCCGGCCAATACCCTTGTTATCACCGGAGATATGCTGAGAAGCCTTGATCTCTCCGATATCGATTACTTCATCCTTAAAACCGGATGGGACTCAAAGTGGGGGCGTGATGAATACTTTGAAAACTTCCCTGTGATGGATGAAGATTCGGCAGGCATACTCGCAGCGGCGGATCTCAAGGGTGTCGGTGTTGATGCCATATCCGTAGACCCTGTGGATACTAAAGATTTTGCAGTTCATAAAATCCTGCTCGGCTCTGGGATGGTTATTGTGGAAAATCTCAAAAATCTTAATGAAATATCCTCTCCAGTGTTTGACTTTTACTGCTTTCCGTTAAAATTTGATGATTCAGACGGTGCGCCAGTACGTGCCGGAGGAATTTTTCGCTGA
- the trhA gene encoding PAQR family membrane homeostasis protein TrhA, whose amino-acid sequence MENKTRAKAIRFKEPVSGFSHLVGAFLSLTALTVLVAMSVYRSTPWHTVSFSVYGTSMTLLYLASALYHLLPLNEKGTRLLKRFDHVMIFLMIAGTYTPFCLVPLRGAWGWSIFGVVWGLAAAGVFFKILWITAPRWFSTIIYLLMGWVCIVAIYPIVQTVPLGGVIWLASGGMLYSVGAVIYGMKKPNPWPGIFGFHEIWHFFVLGGSFCHFMAILLYILPMA is encoded by the coding sequence ATGGAGAATAAAACAAGAGCAAAAGCTATTCGATTCAAGGAACCTGTGAGCGGTTTTTCCCATCTCGTGGGAGCGTTTCTTTCGCTTACAGCTTTAACGGTGCTTGTGGCTATGTCCGTATACCGTTCTACGCCTTGGCACACAGTATCTTTCTCTGTTTATGGAACCTCTATGACACTCCTCTATCTCGCCAGTGCGCTTTATCATCTGCTCCCGTTGAATGAGAAAGGAACGAGGCTCCTGAAGCGTTTCGATCATGTAATGATATTTCTTATGATTGCGGGAACCTATACACCCTTCTGCCTTGTTCCTCTAAGGGGTGCATGGGGATGGAGCATCTTCGGCGTTGTGTGGGGGCTTGCCGCTGCAGGGGTCTTTTTCAAGATTCTCTGGATAACCGCCCCCAGGTGGTTCTCCACGATAATATATCTCCTTATGGGCTGGGTGTGCATCGTTGCTATATATCCCATAGTTCAGACAGTTCCACTCGGCGGTGTTATATGGCTCGCTTCGGGGGGGATGCTCTACAGTGTCGGTGCAGTAATCTACGGCATGAAGAAGCCGAACCCCTGGCCCGGAATCTTCGGTTTCCATGAGATATGGCACTTCTTTGTTCTGGGCGGGAGCTTCTGCCATTTCATGGCAATACTGCTCTATATTCTTCCCATGGCATAA
- a CDS encoding DUF362 domain-containing protein codes for MINRRRFLKAGLAAGLTVGAYSSGLVKASAAEKKADVFVIESKDTEKSIRALMNKLGGMSAFVKKGDTVLLKPNMAWSRAPEYAANTNPDVVAAVVKLCLEAGAGKVQVTDNSCNSMKSVYSISGIAEAAANAGAEVFYPRRQHYEKMRINGDFVDEWEVMKPVIEADVLINIPIAKQHGSSRITAGMKNWLGAVGGNRGFMHQDIHRCIADLAAFFKPDLTIIDCTRVLMQGGPTGGDLDDVRRLDMVMASLDPVALDAVTAKLLGAKPEDIDFLRYATKKGLGTMNLDEININQEKV; via the coding sequence ATGATTAACAGAAGAAGATTCCTTAAGGCCGGACTGGCCGCCGGATTAACGGTGGGTGCATACAGTTCCGGACTGGTTAAAGCCTCGGCGGCTGAAAAGAAGGCTGATGTTTTCGTCATTGAATCGAAGGACACTGAAAAGTCTATAAGAGCACTTATGAACAAACTGGGCGGAATGAGTGCTTTCGTTAAGAAAGGTGATACAGTTCTGCTCAAGCCTAATATGGCATGGTCCAGAGCTCCGGAGTATGCGGCGAACACTAACCCCGATGTCGTGGCGGCTGTGGTGAAGCTCTGCCTTGAGGCTGGAGCGGGAAAGGTACAGGTTACCGACAACTCCTGCAACAGCATGAAGAGCGTGTACTCCATAAGCGGCATCGCCGAAGCAGCGGCAAACGCTGGTGCAGAGGTGTTTTACCCCAGAAGACAGCATTATGAAAAGATGCGCATCAACGGAGATTTCGTCGATGAATGGGAGGTCATGAAACCTGTCATAGAGGCGGATGTTCTCATTAACATACCCATAGCCAAACAGCACGGCTCCTCCCGGATAACTGCGGGGATGAAGAACTGGCTCGGTGCAGTGGGGGGCAACCGGGGCTTTATGCATCAGGACATACATAGATGCATTGCAGACCTCGCCGCCTTCTTCAAGCCGGACTTGACCATTATCGACTGCACAAGGGTTCTGATGCAGGGGGGCCCCACTGGCGGTGATCTGGATGATGTCCGCAGGCTCGATATGGTTATGGCATCCCTTGACCCCGTTGCTCTGGATGCTGTAACGGCTAAACTGCTCGGTGCAAAGCCGGAAGATATCGATTTCCTACGTTATGCAACAAAGAAAGGTTTGGGCACGATGAATCTGGACGAGATTAATATCAATCAAGAGAAGGTATGA
- a CDS encoding 4Fe-4S dicluster domain-containing protein, whose translation MNLRNLRRISQLTVLILFVYIFLQTRLDTGDFTSAVSLKSNMKAFFAIDPLHAVSTLLSAGDVFPLLWFSLITVGITLLFGRVFCGWFCPFGTLHHITGKLAERMGFSPSYSYSPKQRLKYYILVALLVSAIMGVNLAGYMDPLSLLVRSLGSFFIPLLQWSAEGLHNILGTAGINADPMMFYLADHVFGTDYVYIGQAFLIGLIFLTLLGMNFIHRRFWCRFLCPLGALLGLISKFSLFRIKSAPCSSCGKCLNDCEGAADPMGDVRTEECLMVLNCLEACPESAIGWGMETKPAKIDLSKRHTGTALLAGFAAAPLFRLGLHDTRPVPGLIRPPGALAEKDFLDRCVRCEACIRVCPENFLQPALLEGRLEGLWTPIGNGNTGYCEYSCNICAEVCPTGAIELHPVAEKKKISIGTAFIDPGRCLPFAFDRNCIVCEEHCPTPEKAIIFRETDRKATDGQVIKEPVIVPDLCIGCAICQAKCPVVDSPAIYVTSVGETRDPDNRMLPDFEMPSGSPYG comes from the coding sequence ATGAATCTACGTAATCTGAGAAGGATTTCCCAGCTCACAGTCCTGATTCTATTCGTATATATCTTTCTGCAAACCCGCCTGGACACGGGTGATTTCACGAGTGCGGTGAGCCTCAAAAGCAACATGAAGGCGTTCTTCGCCATAGATCCTCTGCACGCTGTTTCAACCCTCCTCTCCGCAGGGGATGTATTCCCTCTGCTGTGGTTTTCGCTAATCACAGTGGGGATAACACTGCTCTTTGGCCGTGTTTTCTGCGGATGGTTCTGCCCCTTCGGCACACTCCACCATATCACAGGCAAGCTGGCAGAGCGGATGGGCTTCTCCCCCTCATACTCCTATTCCCCAAAGCAGAGACTAAAATACTATATACTTGTTGCGCTTCTGGTTTCTGCAATCATGGGTGTTAATTTGGCAGGATACATGGATCCCCTGTCCCTGCTTGTCCGCTCCCTCGGCTCCTTCTTCATACCTCTCTTACAGTGGAGTGCGGAGGGGCTTCACAACATATTAGGTACCGCCGGCATCAATGCGGATCCTATGATGTTCTATCTTGCGGACCACGTTTTCGGCACGGACTACGTATATATTGGACAGGCCTTTCTCATCGGCCTTATATTCCTCACCCTTCTCGGTATGAACTTTATCCACAGACGCTTCTGGTGCAGATTTCTGTGCCCTCTCGGGGCATTGCTGGGGCTCATATCGAAGTTCTCCCTTTTCAGGATTAAATCCGCCCCCTGCTCCTCCTGCGGTAAGTGCCTGAACGACTGCGAGGGTGCGGCGGACCCCATGGGGGATGTGCGTACGGAGGAGTGTCTTATGGTTCTTAACTGTCTGGAGGCATGCCCTGAAAGCGCCATAGGGTGGGGTATGGAGACAAAGCCTGCAAAGATAGATCTCAGTAAACGGCATACTGGAACCGCTCTTCTCGCTGGGTTTGCAGCCGCTCCTCTCTTCCGTCTGGGGCTCCATGATACTCGACCCGTACCAGGACTTATAAGACCCCCCGGAGCTCTTGCGGAGAAGGATTTCCTTGATAGATGCGTCCGGTGTGAAGCGTGTATACGTGTATGTCCGGAGAATTTTCTACAGCCCGCTCTCCTTGAGGGGAGGCTTGAGGGTCTCTGGACACCCATTGGCAACGGCAACACCGGATACTGCGAATACAGCTGCAACATATGCGCCGAGGTATGCCCCACCGGTGCCATAGAACTCCATCCTGTTGCGGAAAAGAAAAAGATCTCCATCGGAACAGCCTTTATCGACCCGGGCAGGTGCCTCCCCTTCGCCTTCGACCGTAACTGTATAGTTTGCGAGGAACACTGCCCCACACCTGAAAAGGCGATCATCTTCCGTGAAACCGACAGGAAAGCAACGGACGGGCAGGTCATAAAGGAGCCTGTGATTGTCCCCGACCTCTGCATCGGCTGTGCCATATGTCAGGCGAAGTGCCCCGTTGTGGACAGCCCGGCCATATACGTAACATCCGTTGGTGAAACGAGGGATCCGGACAACCGTATGCTCCCCGATTTCGAGATGCCCTCAGGAAGTCCCTACGGATAA
- a CDS encoding DUF362 domain-containing protein: MSKVYVEKFDNWHDTVERLLDKTDVVKQLQNRRILLKPNLVEPRKPPITTPAELVGEVIDYLRRTVENCEIIIAEGTGSASNETADVFRELGYEEMAKLKGVHLMDLNHEECITLEKPECTRWPEMTLPKILFDSFIFNIPVLKAHTLADVTLSMKNMMGAAPPSHYQKGGHWKKAEFHKGMHEAVFDLNQYRQADFTLLDATVGMQEAHLYGPECDPPKNRLAASFDPVSIDAWGADLLGFGWKTVEHIKLANGVLGEAEYTEY, encoded by the coding sequence ATGAGCAAAGTATACGTGGAAAAATTCGACAACTGGCACGACACCGTGGAGCGTCTGCTCGATAAAACAGACGTGGTTAAGCAACTTCAAAACAGGCGGATTCTCCTGAAACCGAACCTTGTGGAGCCCAGAAAACCGCCGATAACAACCCCGGCTGAGCTTGTGGGGGAGGTTATAGACTACCTGCGCAGGACGGTGGAAAATTGTGAGATTATCATAGCCGAAGGTACAGGCTCGGCCAGTAACGAAACAGCGGATGTATTTCGTGAACTCGGATACGAAGAGATGGCCAAGCTTAAGGGTGTCCACCTGATGGATCTGAATCATGAGGAGTGCATAACACTGGAGAAGCCCGAATGTACACGTTGGCCGGAGATGACCCTTCCGAAGATACTTTTTGACAGCTTTATATTCAATATCCCTGTCCTCAAGGCGCACACTCTGGCGGATGTTACCCTATCCATGAAGAATATGATGGGTGCCGCACCACCCTCCCACTATCAGAAAGGGGGGCACTGGAAGAAGGCGGAGTTCCATAAGGGAATGCACGAGGCTGTGTTCGACCTGAACCAGTACAGACAAGCCGATTTCACCCTCCTTGACGCAACGGTGGGGATGCAGGAGGCGCACCTATACGGGCCGGAATGCGACCCGCCGAAGAACAGGCTTGCGGCATCCTTCGATCCCGTTTCCATCGATGCATGGGGTGCGGATCTACTCGGATTCGGCTGGAAGACTGTTGAGCATATTAAGCTTGCCAACGGAGTCCTCGGCGAGGCTGAATATACAGAATATTAG
- a CDS encoding TRAP transporter permease — protein MSKEELNIVPDNSLQEEDSGEVLVAQRDLNQWQTKLIYGFGILTSLFHLWINTVGIMPEIQRNAVHFGLILFMGYILYPINKKVEKKTLPLDYILSLLSLAVAFYLVLFEDALHARNEVTTTVDLVFAGIAIVLMLEITRRTTGWLIPTLSILFLSYALYFGQFFGGMWNFPGVTVDRMLYRMYFAPDGIFGTIATISSTFVFLFVLFGAFLIKSGAGDFIIKLAVSLLGHTTGGPAKMAVFASGMMGSVSGSAVANTVGTGSITIPMMKKIGFKPKFAGGVEAAASTGGQLMPPIMGAGAFIMAQWTQISYLVIIGVALIPALMYFLSVTFFIHLRAKKRRIQPIPKEDLPRFRDVIKEGWNFFIPIIVLVTLLMKGFTPTFAASLGILSIIAASWVNKNTRMSFRDVMDALALGAKNMVTTGVILLCSGIVIGVVLMVGMGIKFSMMITTIAGGSIFLTIVLIALASLVLGMGLPVTASYIVLAVLAAPSLVSLMMKDYIIANMGMTAEMLANPQVLQNMTALVPNEVAQGALLAAHLLIFWYSQDANVTPPVCLAAYSAAGIAGSKPLETGVESWKLAKGLYIIPIMFIFEPAILFQGPLIETVEFVIAGVLGLFVFAIFFEGYFVRDLNWMFRIFFGINAFFLFWPSHTMNFIGIGIFIALFVFLKFTNKKVNGEGRAGEPAYSE, from the coding sequence ATGAGCAAGGAAGAATTAAACATAGTTCCGGACAACAGCCTGCAGGAAGAGGACAGCGGGGAGGTTCTTGTCGCCCAGCGCGACCTGAATCAATGGCAGACCAAACTGATATACGGTTTCGGTATCCTGACATCACTCTTCCACCTCTGGATTAATACGGTCGGCATCATGCCCGAGATCCAGAGAAACGCAGTACACTTCGGACTCATTCTTTTCATGGGTTATATCCTTTATCCCATTAATAAAAAGGTTGAAAAGAAGACTTTGCCGCTGGATTACATACTCTCACTGCTTTCATTGGCGGTGGCATTCTATCTCGTATTATTTGAAGACGCTCTGCATGCACGTAATGAAGTGACAACAACCGTGGATCTTGTATTTGCCGGTATCGCCATAGTGCTGATGCTCGAGATAACAAGGCGAACCACCGGCTGGCTCATACCCACGTTATCCATATTATTCCTCTCATACGCACTCTATTTCGGTCAGTTTTTCGGTGGGATGTGGAACTTCCCCGGCGTAACTGTGGACCGTATGCTCTACCGTATGTATTTTGCTCCCGACGGCATATTCGGAACCATCGCAACGATATCATCGACCTTTGTGTTTCTCTTTGTGCTGTTTGGAGCGTTCCTCATAAAGTCCGGAGCTGGTGATTTCATCATCAAGCTCGCAGTGTCCCTGCTCGGGCACACCACCGGGGGACCTGCAAAGATGGCGGTATTTGCCAGCGGTATGATGGGCTCCGTATCGGGAAGTGCCGTTGCCAACACCGTTGGAACCGGTTCCATCACCATCCCGATGATGAAGAAGATAGGATTCAAGCCTAAATTCGCAGGTGGTGTTGAGGCTGCAGCGAGTACGGGCGGACAGCTTATGCCCCCGATTATGGGTGCGGGAGCCTTCATCATGGCCCAGTGGACGCAGATATCGTATCTTGTGATCATCGGCGTTGCGCTCATCCCCGCCCTTATGTACTTTCTCTCGGTAACCTTCTTTATCCATCTCAGGGCGAAGAAGAGACGGATTCAGCCGATACCCAAAGAGGATCTCCCTCGATTCAGGGATGTTATAAAGGAGGGGTGGAACTTCTTCATCCCCATAATTGTTCTGGTAACACTGCTTATGAAAGGCTTCACACCCACTTTTGCGGCAAGCCTCGGTATACTCTCCATCATCGCCGCAAGCTGGGTAAACAAGAATACACGCATGAGCTTCCGTGATGTTATGGACGCCCTCGCCCTCGGTGCAAAGAACATGGTTACCACAGGTGTAATCCTTCTCTGTTCCGGTATCGTTATCGGCGTTGTTCTCATGGTGGGAATGGGTATCAAGTTCTCCATGATGATCACAACCATCGCAGGGGGCTCCATATTCCTCACCATCGTTCTCATCGCCCTTGCCTCACTCGTTCTCGGTATGGGTCTTCCCGTTACCGCATCCTATATCGTACTTGCGGTTCTTGCGGCTCCCTCCCTCGTATCCCTTATGATGAAGGACTACATCATTGCAAATATGGGCATGACAGCGGAGATGCTCGCCAATCCGCAGGTGTTGCAGAATATGACGGCTCTAGTGCCGAACGAGGTGGCCCAAGGGGCCCTGCTGGCGGCGCATCTGTTGATTTTCTGGTATTCCCAGGATGCGAACGTTACGCCACCAGTTTGTCTGGCCGCCTATTCTGCGGCGGGTATTGCGGGGAGTAAGCCCCTTGAAACCGGTGTTGAATCTTGGAAGCTGGCCAAAGGGCTTTATATCATCCCCATCATGTTTATCTTCGAGCCTGCTATACTCTTCCAGGGCCCGCTTATTGAAACGGTGGAGTTTGTCATTGCGGGGGTGCTGGGCCTTTTTGTGTTTGCCATATTCTTCGAAGGCTACTTCGTGCGGGATCTGAACTGGATGTTCCGCATATTCTTTGGAATAAATGCATTCTTCCTGTTCTGGCCCTCTCATACGATGAACTTCATCGGTATAGGAATATTCATCGCACTTTTTGTCTTCCTTAAGTTCACCAATAAGAAGGTGAACGGAGAGGGGAGGGCTGGTGAACCGGCATATAGTGAGTAA
- a CDS encoding TAXI family TRAP transporter solute-binding subunit, with amino-acid sequence MLKRIAAFLLVFCMAVGFTVSQAKADEKNLIIATATTGGTYYPVGVAIGTLISIKLAKSKNITATAINSAGSGENIQMLKNSEADFAILQALFGLEAYNGTGKYEGKPEKDFRSVTMLWKNVEHFAVLQDAVKSGTVTDLKGLDGKFSIGKRGSGTEGSGRTILKALGIDPESLSLEYLGYNPSAQAMMDKRIVGANIPAGTPVAAITQLYAQLGEKNVEILDFSDEQLAEIQKEYPIWTREVIKAGVYPGQSKDINTIAQPNLLVVRKDVPEEVVYLVTKTIYENLPFLNNIHKATKVMNIKEAVNGLPVPLHPGALRYYEEVGLDIPAHLK; translated from the coding sequence ATGCTTAAAAGAATTGCCGCATTTTTACTGGTTTTCTGTATGGCAGTGGGCTTCACTGTCTCACAGGCTAAGGCGGATGAGAAAAACCTTATTATCGCCACAGCCACAACAGGCGGAACCTACTATCCCGTAGGTGTTGCCATTGGAACACTTATCAGCATCAAGCTTGCAAAGAGCAAGAACATCACAGCCACTGCAATCAACTCTGCAGGTTCCGGCGAGAACATCCAGATGCTCAAGAACAGCGAGGCGGACTTCGCTATCCTTCAGGCTCTTTTCGGACTTGAGGCTTATAATGGAACAGGTAAATACGAAGGCAAGCCCGAGAAGGACTTCCGCTCGGTTACAATGCTCTGGAAGAACGTTGAGCATTTTGCCGTTCTTCAGGATGCTGTTAAATCCGGCACCGTTACAGACCTCAAAGGTCTCGACGGCAAGTTCTCCATCGGTAAAAGGGGAAGCGGTACCGAAGGTTCCGGACGTACTATCCTAAAGGCACTCGGCATAGATCCCGAAAGCCTCAGCCTCGAATACCTCGGCTACAACCCCTCTGCTCAGGCTATGATGGACAAGCGTATTGTCGGCGCAAACATCCCCGCAGGAACTCCCGTTGCAGCTATCACTCAGCTCTATGCACAGCTCGGCGAGAAGAACGTTGAGATCCTTGATTTCAGCGATGAGCAGCTTGCAGAGATCCAGAAGGAATACCCCATCTGGACCAGAGAGGTTATCAAGGCTGGTGTATACCCCGGTCAATCCAAGGATATCAACACCATCGCCCAGCCCAACCTTCTTGTTGTACGCAAGGATGTACCCGAAGAGGTTGTTTATCTCGTAACCAAGACTATCTATGAGAACCTCCCCTTCCTTAACAACATCCACAAGGCGACCAAGGTTATGAACATCAAGGAAGCTGTAAACGGTCTCCCCGTTCCGCTTCATCCCGGCGCCCTTAGATACTACGAAGAAGTGGGTCTCGATATACCCGCACACCTTAAGTAA